A window from Engraulis encrasicolus isolate BLACKSEA-1 chromosome 13, IST_EnEncr_1.0, whole genome shotgun sequence encodes these proteins:
- the LOC134461835 gene encoding FAST kinase domain-containing protein 3, mitochondrial-like, translating into MNSVVLISSVRTVGQFGSHKVCRRLMRVGDPNALGRTRTQLAPCNRTQQQRCSLHLSHGGRGASALQLSNMLEERDLNVINQIQRYHIQSHALPSSEVRTLSLSAPDRGLAAPAAQASRSFPEAEMWNMVRDTPNGVSVSGLATLMGVCVKLGMSPDSPAGLVSKLKNECLRKLHEEDVDVTNLCLLGEVVYSLEGPSSELFKEALKSIGASIDGDLTPLEASNLYAFFSLIGNRHIYPDPVTKLHRCAERLTHTLPPTAVTNILSSLSVLREGQPVVLIQKLIQRASLTMASYSDSELTGVLQSLTRLSQHSTAFLRALEQELLGRMEACDPELIGAAMEHCLHARWRSAAVFEAVAERFVQSADAYSTPQIAKQMVALGRLSYLPHCASQMFGKLESVLSSRFAQFQPRALLNLLHACIHLERFPINFVSKVFSPYFLQRLAEQNNGLDRTSLAQLTQLNMCTSLECTHYQGPKLPFHYHVKNFSSVHHFIESPLEGFLFKMVYYPLCKVLGGRNYFTTNVYTKSGYTVDVELNVDEEGMILHLSQWEQAYRRIALCLDGPDRFCTNTHHLLGQEVTKQRHLRKLGYEVIQIPYFEFEELKTRRERQQYLHKKISHSVSRICW; encoded by the exons ATGAATTCAGTAGTGTTGATATCCTCAGTGAGGACAGTTGGTCAGTTCGGTTCCCACAAAGTATGCCGAAGATTAATGCGAGTGGGTGACCCAAATGCTCTGGGCAGAACTCGAACACAGCTGGCACCGTGTAACAGGACACAGCAGCAGCGATGCAGCCTTCACCTGTCACATGGTGGGCGGGGTGCTTCAGCACTTCAACTGAGCAACATGTTGGAAGAGAGAGATCTCAACGTTATCAACCAGATCCAAAG GTACCACATCCAGTCTCACGCACTGCCTTCAAGTGAAGTCCGCACACTATCCCTGTCTGCCCCAGACAGAGGGCTTGCTGCCCCTGCTGCTCAGGCTTCCCGCTCCTTCCCAGAGGCCGAGATGTGGAACATGGTGAGGGACACCCCTAACGGCGTGAGCGTGTCTGGCCTCGCCACCCTGATGGGCGTCTGTGTCAAGTTAGGCATGAGTCCCGACAGCCCGGCGGGTCTTGTTTCGAAGCTGAAGAACGAGTGCCTCCGGAAGCTTCACGAAGAAGACGTAGACGTCACTAACCTCTGCCTTCTCGGAGAGGTAGTGTACAGCTTAGAGGGTCCGTCGTCCGAGCTCTTCAAGGAGGCTTTGAAATCCATCGGGGCGAGTATCGACGGCGATCTCACCCCACTAGAAGCTTCTAATCTCTACGCCTTCTTTTCTCTCATTGGGAACCGCCACATCTACCCAGACCCCGTCACCAAGCTGCACAGGTGCGCGGAGCGGCTGACGCACACGCTGCCGCCGACCGCCGTGACCAACATCCTGTCCTCCTTGTCGGTGTTGCGCGAGGGCCAGCCCGTGGTGCTTATCCAGAAGCTGATCCAGCGTGCCTCTCTCACCATGGCCTCCTATAGTGACTCTGAACTCACCGGCGTTCTCCAGTCCCTCACCAGGCTATCTCAACACAGCACGGCGTTCCTGCGCGCCCTGGAGCAGGAGCTGCTCGGCCGCATGGAAGCGTGCGACCCCGAGCTCATCGGCGCGGCGATGGAACACTGTCTGCACGCGCGCTGGCGCTCCGCCGCCGTTTTCGAAGCCGTGGCCGAGCGTTTCGTCCAAAGCGCCGACGCCTACAGCACCCCTCAGATCGCCAAGCAGATGGTGGCCCTGGGCCGGCTCAGCTACCTCCCGCACTGCGCCAGCCAGATGTTTGGGAAGCTGGAGAGTGTCCTCAGCTCCAGGTTCGCCCAGTTTCAACCACGGGCGCTGCTCAACTTGCTGCACGCCTGCATACACCTGGAGAGGTTTCCGATCAACTTCGTCTCCAAGGTGTTCAGTCCCTATTTTCTGCAGAGATTGGCAG AACAAAATAATGGCTTGGACAGAACTTCCCTAGCCCAGCTTACACAGCTCAACATGTGCACCTCACTGGAATGTACCCACTACCAG GGACCAAAACTTCCTTTTCATTACCATGTGAAGAATTTCTCATCAGTCCACCATTTCATCGAAAGCCCACTAGAGGGCTTCCTCTTCAAGATGGTCTATTATCCTCTCTGTAAGGTGCTTGGTGGACGAAATTACTTCACGACAAATGTCTACACGAAGAGTGGATACACCGTAG ATGTGGAGCTGAATGTGGATGAAGAGGGCATGATCTTGCATCTCTCACAATGGGAACAAGCCTACAGAAG GATCGCTCTCTGTTTGGACGGACCAGACCGTTtctgcaccaacacacaccaccTGCTGGGCCAGGAGGTCACCAAGCAGAGGCACCTCCGGAAGCTAGGCTACGAGGTCATACAG ATTCCTTA